AAACAATATGCCTAGTTCAACAGACCAAAAAATGATTGTAAAAATTTTACACACGAGAGAGTTAGACCATGCCCATAGACTGCTCAGAACCTACCAAAACCAAGGCAGAGGTAGGTGAgtgattttcaacctttttttttttttttttgtggtttttgggtcacacccggcatgctcaggggttattcctggctccaggctcagaaattgctcctggcaggcacgggggaccatatgggacgccgggattcgaaccgatgacctcctgcatgaaaggcaaatgccttacctccatgctatctctccggccctgattttcAACCTATCTATaggttggagattgaacccagcttggctgcatgtaaggcaagggccTTGAATGTACTATCTGTATATGAACTATTTGTATCAtgctctgctgtactatctctctgacttctcaTACATACTCTTACATACTTTTATTACTCGTATCATGAAACATGTCAATAAAGCAGTACAACTAAGGCTTTTAGCTATACAAATAATGTGTCTTCCctgtaaagaaatttaaaattcaaaatcaatTTGAAATGCTGTGATATAAAAAGCTAAGAAGCTTACTGTTTGGATAGTGTTTGTGGCTTTCTGAAATTTCAAGTTTTAAGAATGAACCTACAAATAACAATGAAACACCTATCAGTTCCTATTCACTAGAATGGCTTTGGTTAAAAATGAGGAATACTAAGAGGTATTACTAGAAATGTATTGAAGCTAAATTTTGGAAATGAAAAGTAGGACAGTTACCCCAGAAAAAAAACTTCTGATAGTTTCTTGAAAGGCTAAACACAAACTGACACATTCAGGAATGCTACTCCTAGGTAAATAATGAAGATAACTAAAAATAGGGCctatcacacatcacaaagaacaagaacaatcaatgctgtggggatgtggggagaaaggaactctcattcactgctggtgggaatgttgtctagtccagcttttatgaaaaacaatatggagagtcctcaaaaaactggaaattgagctcccatatgatctagccaCATTACTCctagggaatataccctaggaacataaaaacacaatacaaaaataccttctgtaaacctatattcattgcagtgctatttacaatagtcagaatctggaaacaacccagatgcccgacaacagataagTGACTGAAGAAACTGTgagaccggggccggagagatagcatggaggtaaggcgtttgcctttcatgcaggaggtcatcggtttgaatcccggcgtcccatatggtcccccgtgcctgccaggagtggtttctgagcatggagacaggagtaacccctgagcactgccgggtgtgacccaaaaaccacaaaaaaacaaaacaaaacaaaacaagaaactgtGAGACCAGAGTGTtagcatagcagcagggcatttgccttgcatgaggttgacctgggagggatctggtttgattcctggcatcccacatggtcccccagtctggcaggggtgattactgagtgcagagcaaggagtaactcctgaacatttctgggtatggccccaaaacaaccaaataaccaatcaatcaataaataaagccttttttttctttaaaaaagaaactgtggtacatatacacaatggactactatgcagccattaggaaaaatgaagtcataaaattttactatacatggatgaaaaaggcaactattatgctgagtgaaataagtcagaaggagagagaaagatacagaatagtctcactcatttacgggatttaagaaaaataagacattatcataataatacacagagacaatagagaagagagctggaaggcttggcccatgatatgaagcttaccacaaagagtggtgagttcagttagagaaattaccaaactgacaactatcatgacaacggtagtgagagaaacagaatgtgtgtcacaaatacaggcagggattgggggaggagggaaatgggggacattggtggtggaaatattgcactggtgaagggggggtggtcccttttttaatatctgaaaaccaactacaaacatgtttgtagtcatggtgcttaaataaaaatattaattaaaaaacaaaaaatgaaatagggCCTATGAAAGGATATGCATACAAATGCTTCCAAAGACATTATTGATGATAGCTCCAAATGGGAACGTTCCAGGAATAAGGAGAGATCAACTAGTGGAATATTATTTAGTACTAAAAAGgactgaaggggccagagcgatggcacaaagtggtaaggcatctgccttgcacgcgctagtctaggatggactgcgtgtggttcgatcccctggcatcccatatggtcccccaagccaggagctatttctaagcacatagccaggagaaacctgagcgccaccgggtgtggcctaaaaaagcaaaacaaaacaaaacaaaaactcaaacaaactaaaataataaaataaaatcaccaaaatacccagacaaaaccaaaactaaaacattgtactggaaagaagaggaaaatggaCACATAAAAACTGctgaaggaggggccagagagatagcatggaggtaaggcgtttgtctttcatgcagaaggtcatcagttcgaatcccggcgtcccatatggttccccagtgcctgccaggagcaatttctgagcatggagccaggagtatcccctgaacactgctgggtgtgacccaaaaaccacaaaaaaaaaaaaaagggcaaaacaaaAACTGCTGAAGGATAGGTAAATAGGTACAGCCTTTTGAAAAAGTAGTTAAGAATTATGTAAacctagggccggagagacagcatgcaggtagggcatttgccttagatgcagaaggatagtggttcgaatcccagcatcccatatggtcccatgagcctgccaggagcaatttctgagcatagagccaggagtaacggctAAGCACTgttagatgtgacccaaacatcaaaaaaaaaaaaaaaaaaaaaaaagaaaaaaaagtaaacatttaaCCAGACAAATAGAATGAACTCCCTGACACCGCAAATAAAAACACCATTTCTAAATGTGTTCACAAAAATGTTTATTGCAACAATGTTTACAAGataggaaaaatggaagaagcaTGAATGCCAGTTGACTGGTTGAGTGAACTGTGCATTATGGGAGCTGTGGATATTTAGGAAGTGTAATATTCCAGTGGGTTAGTCCAAGTCCATTGTGACTAATTTAGAGCAGGGGCACACCTGAGAGTTGTGCAGAAAAAGCAAATTGCTGAGTAATTACAGAGtaaatgctattaaaataaaacccaaccacCTACAGATGTGAAGAGATATTTGTAGATTGTTGTGGAAACAgattggattatttttttaaaaagagagttaTTTAAAAAGCTAATTGTTGGTAAAGGGCAATGTTGTGCTAATTTAAGCTTCAGTTAAAGCTAGGGAAAAGCTAAAAAGGAAGGCAGAGTCAGTGCTGATCAGACGCAAGAGATAAGGATATAACTAAAGCATCTTACAGAAGACAATTATGCTAACACTTGTCTTTGGATGGAACAATCTGGATCCTTGTAGAGGAGAAGACAGCAGAGAGATCATAGCTGTCATTCTGAAGAGGTTGGCTTGCTGGAGGTGGGAACTCTTGCTTTTTGGAATTTTGCTCAAATTTATCGTTAGGGTTCACTAGGAAGAGAAATTACCACCACCTTATAAAGACCTTTTGTGGGGCCTTATATACAATTTTATGCAGATCAGGGAAGAAGCAGTCCAagagatgtttttattttggatcatCAAGTTGTAATTCACATTGTGTAGGACTTCTTTCTGCATTGTCAGGGGGCCAATACTTCCACCACAGTCAAAGAATCTTCTGAAAACAATTTATTAACTCACAGAGAGATCAAGATGTTGAGCCCTCAGAGCATTCTTAGAAAATCAaatgtcggggccagagagatagcatggaggtaaggcgtttgcctttcatgcaggaggtcatcggtttgaatcccggcgccccatatggtccccgtgcctgccaggagcaatttctgagcctggagccaggaataacccctgagcactgctaggtgtgacccaaaaaccacacacacacacacacacacacacacacacacacacacacacacacacacacacacacaaaatcaaatctCTTCTACTCTGGGAAAAACCTTGGCTTCATGTTaacactgatccctgagcactaatacTGTCCACAATGCACTACTAAGAGAAAGGGACTAAGAATCTAACTGAAATGGTAAGAGCctttcttgtcttgcatgaggcctatgcaggttcaattcccagtatcccatacagtcccttgagcaccactaggagtgattcctgagtgcagagccaggagtatcccctgagcaccaccaacctGCCCATTACAGAAAATGTCTTCttacagaaaatgagagaatatcGCATGGAGTCCAACAATGTATCCTCTAGAAGTGTACAAACAGAATGTGTCCTACTtggtctcattaaaaaaaattgcagcTGTTGTTATTCCAGAGGCCCCCAGGAGATGGTACAACCCACTTTAGAAAACATTAGCACTGCAAAACTCTGTTCAATATCCATTTCCTTGATTATTTACAAatgcaaataatattttgtttgttttgttttttgggccaaccaataatgctcaggagttactctggctcttagGGTTCACTCAGGTGATACTTGAAAGACCAGTGGTGGGCAGcaaaagttttcttaaaaagtaaaaatagaaaaaaaaaaaaagtaaaaatagaggggccagagtgatagtgcagcggtagggccttgcacatggctgacccaggataaacctgggttcaatctccggcgttccatatggtcccccagagcaaggagttatttttgagcgcatagccaggagtaacccctgagcatcacaggacgtgcctcccctaaaaaaaaaaaaagtaaaaatagggaTGTAGCTAGAGGTATAGGAcaataaggctcttgccttacatgaatCCAGCCTGAATGCAATTCCTGGgactccttatggtcccctatacTCAGCAGcagatatccctgagcacagagtcaggaacaagTCCAAAGCACAGCCAGCCAGCAgtttctccaaaacaaaataaaacctaaaaaagtcaaaatagggattagatagtacactgggtaaggcgtttgccttgaatgtaccaggttcaggttcaatccccagcactgcatatggctccagaatcctgctagaagtgatttcgagtaatccctgagcaccaccaggtgtgatcccaattTACTATACTCCTCCATCAAAAAAATAAGagtgaaaacaaaactttaaaaaacaaaacaaaacaacacaacagcATTTTTtgtgtactggtaaagggtggtgtacattctatgactgaaactcaaccatgaacaattttgtaagcatgttgcttaaataaatttataaaataaaacacaacagaaacaaaaaatttttgatcagagaaataatacagtgagtagggccaaactttaatccctggtacaacatatggtcccatgaggcCTCTGTTTCTTCCCCAGAAGTGATCTGTAAGCACTATCACGTGTGgcctcaaaatgaaaacaaaaaagtagcatTCTCAAAGGAGCATTAGTCCTAGTAACAACAAttttataagtttaaaaaaaatgttcctttcaATTGGTTAATTTAGAACTCAAAAGTCCTCAGGAAACTAAGTTATTTCACTTGGACAGAGGAAAGACACATGTACTCTTACTCAGCATTTATTCCAAGAAATGATTTGAACAAATGTCTTTTGGGACATCAGGGAGCAAAGGAGACATTTGAAATGGAGTGAGTTACAAAGTGGGttacagggccgggaaggtggcgctagaggtaaggtgtctgccttacaagcgctagccaaggaacggaccgcggttcgatcccccggcgtcccatatggtccccccaagccaggggcaatttctgagtgcataaccaggagtaacccctgagcgtcaaacgggtgtggcccaaaaacaaaaacaaaacaaaacaaaacaaagtgggtTACAAATCCACTTTCAAAGTGGGTTGTAAGAACAGTATCCCTTTAGCTTAAAGGtgggaacttctttttttttttttttttacagccccTCCCCAAGGTGGGGACTTTTAAGGTGGAGAAGAAACTGAGTCTCAGATTCGCTTTTCCTCTGGCTGACACTTCTCTTGGTGAAGAGAAGTGCTAGTGTGCATTACCTGAACTAGGGCTTCAGCATCTGTATCATTACTGCTCTGGGGAACACTCACAAAAGTTGTGATcaacaggaaagaaagaagggagacagAAGAGGGCACAGACTGCTGCTGATCGCACAAACCCAAGTCCACTCATATTGGGAACACAGAGATGACTCTGGCTTGGAACACCTAAATCCCAAATTTGACGTATATGGTACAACCTGTGAGAAATGGTTCCCACACCTTTTCCCATTTTCTGCAGCGAAAGAAAATTCTTACAGTTGTCTTCCTGTCCTTCCACCACTGTgtcaagaagcagcagcagtgaaGCAGCAGTGCAGTGGGGTCTTGGCTAGTGAGCAAAGACATGGATCTAACTCTGGGACATTTCTGCACTTAGCAAGGGGCAGGAAGTTTTGTCATCCATGGTTCAAACATGCTTAAACAAAAACCTCACGTACTTCTCACCAATCATGCAGAAATTAAACAAGCCACTGAGTGCTACTTCTGTCATCAGTTTGGGCTAGTATACTGCTTACCCTAAGACTAATGCCCAGGCAGCATCATCACCAAGTACTCATGAGGATGCAGAGAGGCCTAATGAAGCCTATGCCTCATTTCTGTGTGTGCTTTCCTCAGCTCGTCCCACTCAATTGCCCCAGTTCCTGAAGCAGTGTCCACGTATGTATGAGGTGCTTTGCTTTTTAGGGTGAACAGAGACCACTACTCAAATCTATTCTACCTTAAAGTGACTTCTTGCCACGTTGTGAAGAAGACATTGCACAGTGACATGTGGCTGGTGCTGGAGCTTCTGATCAGATTCTGTGACTGGCATGCTGGTTTTAGCTGTCTGTCAAAATCATGGTGATGGACATGGAATGCCCCCAGATCTTCTCTTAACAAGTAGGATGTCAGGGTGCTAAGAAAGTTCTttattctcccccacccccttttttggttCCAATCAATCCCTTCTGCAAGtgaatctgtattttcttttaccCTGACAGGGTGAGGAGCAGGGATGAAGGCCATGGTGATGACACCCTTTCAAAGCAGATGGAGAGGAACGGGAGGAATCTGGGGATTGGACTCCTGCTGAAGACTGCCATATGCCTGACTTACTGTCTCTTGTCTCTGCCCATGTAGTATCACATACTAAATCATCATTTGGACAAAAGTGGTTACATATTTTTTAAGGGAGGTGGGTTTGTgccatacccggctgtgctcagggtttactcctggctctgtgctcaggagtcattcctgatgggactcaggagaccatctggggtgctggggatcaaatctggcttgggttagctgtgtacaaggcaagcaccataataGCTCTCCAGCTACCCACAAAGGTTACTTTGCAATAACCCTGAGACCTACCCACATAATTGGGAAGGCAGCCCTTTCATGGTTACCCGGAATCTTGGCACATGAAAACAATCTAGGATGTATGAGGTAGGGAAGGGTGGAGGAGAGTCCAGACAGAGGACTGAGCAGGTGGGTCACAGGCTCGAATCAATGTGGGTTCCCTACCTCCTGGCCCCTGTCCTGCACAGGACACGACTCACTGTCTGCTTCCGAGAATGATCCAGATTCGTCGCTGGAGTTGGTTCCATAGGATTGCTCACATTTGATCTGGGGTCGCACTTGGTTGTACATTCCATCTGCCATCAGGCCTGGCTCCTGGTGTTCCGTGGCAAGGAATCGGGCTCCCTGGGAACAGGGCGAGGAGGAGAACTCACAGAGGGGCAGGCTGCAGGGGGAGCCCCCGCTACCATCCTCAGCGTAGGAGTAGGAGGAACAGGAGCTGGAAGTCCTGGTCCTGGTCTCCAGCGGGGGTGAACGAGGGCAGACTTTGATTGGCACCGGGCAGCTAGTGTTGGGCCGAATTCTCCCTGACAAGTGGTCGGCTATCAGCCCGCCATGGGAATAGGCCTGGGAGCTGGGAAGGGACTGACCAGTTCCCACCCACAGGCCCTTTGGCACCGGCTCCGAGAGGTCTTTGTCCAAGTTGCCGACCCCAGGGTAGGAGTGCACGGTAGTACTCACTTGGTCGCACGAGCTGGAGGAGAAGATGACGCTTCTCCGGTCCAGCTCTCCTTCCTGTTTACAGAGCGCCTCCAACCCAGGCCCCTTGAGGGGCGACCCCATTGAGAAGTTGGACAAGTCCTTCTGGCTCAGGTGGGGCTGCCCATAAGTCCCCGTGAAAGGGGCATAGTCAGTTTTAAGGTCACCCTGAGAGATCCCCTTGTCAAAAGGGCATGCTGAACTCCTGGCAAAATGCTGCTGAGATGTGCTGGGGAGGCCAGACAACTCTACACTTTTTGTGATGCTGAACAGAGACCTCAGACATGATGGTGAAGATTCGCCCCTGGTGCTCTCCAGGCAGCTAGGCATGACTGGGGGTGCCGCAGGGgcagagctgggctgtttctggTCCATGTCCATGTCCCCCACCCGGTCCTTGACATCAGGCTCATCTCCTGAGAGGCAGAGTGTGATGCTCTCTTCCTCATTCTCTTCGCAGGGCGGCTCACTTTTAATCTGCTCCACAGCAAGCCTGGACTTGATGCCACCACCAGAGTTCTCGTCACTGAATGTGCTTGCAAAGCCTGAGGTACTGTGTGATGATGCATTGTAGACATTCTTGGTACATGCAAGCTGGTATTTCTTGTATCTGGGGTACTGGGTCAATGCATCCTTCTCTAAGCTCTCCTTGACATGTACGGACATGTTAACTTCAGGCAGCAAAGCTTCCTCCTTCTCAGCCTCTGGGATGGCGGCAGACTCAACACTGATGGGATCTGGAAGCATCTGGTCCCTGGGGCAAGCCATCTTGGTGGCCTCTGACTCCAtcgtctcctcctcctcttcctcctcttcttctccggCTGAGTTCTCATGGTCCTCGTGTGGCCGCTGGCACGCGGTGTCCTTGCGGCACACAAACAGGCCATCCTCGCTGTTCAGCAGCTGGGTCTGCAAGAAGCTGAAGCAGGAGTCCTCTAGGTTGTGCATACGCAGAAACTCGGCACAGCGGATGACCTCACGGATGTTCTCTCTGCTGAGTAATAGTTTGGCAGTGTAGGCAAATTGCAACAGTGGCCCAAAGCCTCTGGCTGTGAcctgcaaaaagagagagagaaagagagagagagatatcactCATGTTACCATTGATGCATTGTTCTGTCCGGAAGCCCTCAGCTGAGGTAATATAACCAGACATATTAAAGTTTCTGAATACAGACAGCAAAGCAGCAATTCATCTCGCACTGGGTTAGGTAATGATTCTGTTTTCTCAATAATTAGTGCTTGTCTCATTCATACTGCTTCTGTACTTCTTATGAAATTGGAAATCACCAAGGTCAAATGACTAAACAGAATGACAACAGGTCAGTATTTACATTAATA
The Suncus etruscus isolate mSunEtr1 chromosome 4, mSunEtr1.pri.cur, whole genome shotgun sequence genome window above contains:
- the BACH2 gene encoding transcription regulator protein BACH2 translates to MSVDEKPDSPMYVYESTVHCTNILLGLNDQRKKDILCDVTLIVERKEFRAHRAVLAACSEYFWQALVGQTKNDLVVSLPEEVTARGFGPLLQFAYTAKLLLSRENIREVIRCAEFLRMHNLEDSCFSFLQTQLLNSEDGLFVCRKDTACQRPHEDHENSAGEEEEEEEEETMESEATKMACPRDQMLPDPISVESAAIPEAEKEEALLPEVNMSVHVKESLEKDALTQYPRYKKYQLACTKNVYNASSHSTSGFASTFSDENSGGGIKSRLAVEQIKSEPPCEENEEESITLCLSGDEPDVKDRVGDMDMDQKQPSSAPAAPPVMPSCLESTRGESSPSCLRSLFSITKSVELSGLPSTSQQHFARSSACPFDKGISQGDLKTDYAPFTGTYGQPHLSQKDLSNFSMGSPLKGPGLEALCKQEGELDRRSVIFSSSSCDQVSTTVHSYPGVGNLDKDLSEPVPKGLWVGTGQSLPSSQAYSHGGLIADHLSGRIRPNTSCPVPIKVCPRSPPLETRTRTSSSCSSYSYAEDGSGGSPCSLPLCEFSSSPCSQGARFLATEHQEPGLMADGMYNQVRPQIKCEQSYGTNSSDESGSFSEADSESCPVQDRGQEVKLPFPVDQITDLPRNDFQMMIKMHKLTSEQLEFIHDVRRRSKNRIAAQRCRKRKLDCIQNLECEIRKLVCEKEKLLSERNQLKACMGELLDNFSCLSQEVCRDIQSPEQIQALHRYCPVLRPIGLPSASSINPAPLGFNQNLAPSQCSTGESGPCCPEQSAGTPGSPWGPSSTSENCISARRLEGIGTGPFPERGPPLEPRGQTVTVDFCQEMTDKCTTDEQPRKEYT